One Natrinema marinum genomic window carries:
- a CDS encoding ABC transporter permease, whose protein sequence is MKLLKYAIYRLLQAIPVLIGISVITFLLANLGPGDPVSLMLQGQEHSEELVRAIEQKYGLDKPLHERYLTYMAGLLQGDLGQSIYYERPVTGLMLDRIGPTLLLVLSAYAFALVTAIPLGIIAADRRNEPTDHASRITALVGVSTPSFWIGIVLILIFAVELPNFPWPLSLLTAIPGLPLPSSGLVYPWRPPSAYRGINGHIELYYQTIRHLLLPMIALGTLQMATIMRVERTQMIESLQGEYVKLARAYGVPERTILRKHAFQVAQLPIITIVGLNLSTALGGAVLVETVFNINGMGQLFVSAIQQNDYQLVMGVTMMLGVLFVVGVIITDISYAYVDPRVTYGEQE, encoded by the coding sequence ATGAAACTGCTAAAGTACGCGATATACAGACTCTTGCAGGCGATTCCGGTCCTGATCGGGATCTCCGTCATCACGTTCCTGCTCGCGAATCTGGGACCGGGCGATCCGGTCAGCCTGATGCTGCAGGGCCAGGAACACAGCGAGGAACTGGTCAGGGCGATCGAACAGAAGTACGGGCTGGACAAACCGTTGCACGAACGCTATCTGACGTACATGGCCGGCCTGCTCCAGGGCGACCTCGGGCAAAGCATCTACTACGAACGGCCGGTGACGGGCCTGATGCTGGACCGCATCGGGCCGACGCTCCTGTTGGTCCTGTCGGCGTACGCGTTCGCGCTCGTGACGGCGATTCCCCTCGGTATCATCGCCGCTGACCGGCGCAACGAGCCGACCGATCACGCCTCGCGCATCACCGCGCTCGTCGGCGTCAGTACCCCGTCGTTCTGGATCGGGATCGTCCTGATCCTCATCTTCGCGGTCGAGTTACCCAATTTCCCCTGGCCGCTCTCGCTGCTGACCGCGATACCCGGCCTGCCGTTGCCCTCGAGCGGGCTCGTCTACCCGTGGCGACCGCCCAGCGCCTACCGTGGGATCAACGGCCACATCGAGCTGTACTATCAGACGATACGACACCTCTTGCTGCCGATGATCGCGCTGGGGACGCTGCAGATGGCGACGATCATGCGCGTCGAGCGCACGCAGATGATCGAGTCCCTGCAGGGCGAGTACGTCAAGTTAGCGCGGGCCTACGGCGTGCCCGAGCGGACGATCCTGCGAAAGCACGCGTTCCAGGTGGCCCAGCTGCCGATCATCACCATCGTCGGCCTCAACCTGTCGACGGCGCTGGGCGGGGCGGTCCTGGTCGAGACGGTGTTCAACATCAACGGCATGGGACAGCTGTTCGTTAGCGCGATTCAGCAGAACGACTATCAACTCGTGATGGGCGTCACGATGATGCTCGGCGTCCTGTTCGTGGTCGGCGTCATCATCACTGACATCTCGTACGCGTACGTCGACCCGCGAGTCACCTACGGAGAGCAAGAATAA
- a CDS encoding DNA polymerase II large subunit: protein MRAEDERYFERLESQLDEAFDVAERAKERGGDPKPEVEIPVAKDMADRVENILGIDGVAERVRELEGEMSREEAALELAADFAEGRVGDYETKAGKIEGAVRTAVALLTEGVVAAPIEGIDRVEILTNDDGTEFVNVYYAGPIRSAGGTAQALSVLVADYTRALVGMEQYDARQEEVERYAEEISLYDKETGLQYTPKDKETKFIAKHMPIMLDGEATGDEEVSGFRDLERVDTNSARGGMCLVLAEGIALKAPKIQRYTRNLDEVDWPWLQDLIDGTYYDDADEEEATDDEADDDGDAEAEAVDGDAEETDEDAGGEPEGPPRVEESTKFLRDLIAGRPVFSHPCAKGGFRLRYGRARNHGFATAGVHPAAMHLVDDFLATGTQIKTERPGKAAGVVPVDSLEGPTIKLANGDVRRIDDPEDALEIRNGVEKILDLGEYLVNYGEFVENNHPLAPASYTYEWWIQDLAAAGADTQALEDDPRIDLEFPDAEDALEWATEYDAPLHPEYTYLWHDLSVDAFCDLAAAVADGRIEDGDAGSTLVLAYDETVSDALEAIVIEHRQRESEGRIEIDDWRPFVHTVGCEPRQAVTDGAAIDPDGVADGSTIELECTWDADDLSERARTWGHETEGDNAIEAVNEVAPFRVRERAPTRIGNRMGRPEKSERRDLSPPVHTLFPIGEAGGAQRNVADAAKHAETMSDTPGIVELQIGRQRCESCGTETFKNRCPDCNARTTPDYRCYDCDVQVEPDEAGRVECPRCEREATCVDSREIDINDEYRSALESVGERENAFDILKGVKGLSSTNKVPEPIEKGILRAKHDVSAFKDGTVRYDMTDLPVTSVRASELDVDVGQLQALGYEEDIHGEPLTHEDQLVELKVQDIVLSDGAAEHMLQTADFIDDLLEQYYGLEPFHEFEDRQDLVGELVFGMAPHTSAATVGRVIGFTSAAVGYAHPYFHAAKRRNCDGDEDCVMLLLDGLLNFSKSFLPDQRGGKMDAPLVMSSRIDPSEIDDEAHNMDVVSQYPREFYLASREQADPEDVDVEIAEENLGTDLEYTGFEHTHDTTDIAMGPDLSAYKTLGSMMDKMDAQLELSRKLESVDETDVAERVIEYHFLPDLIGNLRAFARQETRCLDCGEKFRRMPLTGDCRECGGRVNLTVHKGSVNKYMQTAIQVAEEYDCRPYTKQRLEVLERSLESIFENDKNKQSGIEDFM, encoded by the coding sequence ATGCGGGCGGAAGACGAGCGCTACTTCGAGCGACTCGAATCGCAGCTCGACGAGGCCTTCGACGTCGCCGAGCGGGCCAAAGAGCGGGGCGGCGATCCGAAACCCGAGGTGGAGATTCCGGTCGCCAAGGACATGGCCGACCGGGTCGAGAACATCCTCGGGATCGACGGCGTCGCCGAGCGCGTCCGCGAACTCGAGGGCGAGATGTCCCGCGAGGAGGCCGCGCTCGAACTCGCGGCGGACTTCGCCGAGGGTCGCGTCGGCGATTACGAGACGAAAGCGGGCAAGATCGAGGGTGCGGTTCGGACCGCGGTCGCCCTACTGACCGAGGGGGTCGTCGCAGCGCCTATCGAGGGAATCGATCGGGTCGAGATCCTCACGAACGACGACGGGACGGAGTTCGTCAACGTCTACTACGCCGGCCCGATCCGTTCGGCCGGCGGAACCGCGCAGGCGCTGTCGGTGCTCGTGGCCGACTACACGCGCGCGCTCGTCGGCATGGAACAGTACGACGCCCGCCAGGAGGAGGTCGAACGCTACGCAGAGGAGATCTCGCTGTACGACAAGGAGACCGGTCTCCAGTACACGCCGAAGGACAAGGAGACGAAGTTCATCGCCAAACACATGCCGATCATGCTGGACGGCGAGGCGACGGGCGACGAGGAGGTGTCCGGCTTTCGTGACCTAGAGCGGGTCGACACCAACAGCGCCCGCGGCGGGATGTGTCTCGTCCTCGCGGAGGGGATCGCGCTGAAAGCGCCGAAGATCCAGCGCTACACCCGCAATCTGGACGAGGTCGACTGGCCGTGGCTCCAGGACCTCATCGACGGCACCTACTACGACGACGCTGACGAGGAGGAAGCGACCGACGACGAAGCCGACGATGACGGCGATGCCGAGGCGGAAGCGGTAGACGGCGATGCAGAAGAGACCGACGAGGACGCGGGCGGCGAACCCGAGGGGCCGCCCCGCGTCGAGGAGTCTACGAAGTTCCTCCGGGACCTGATCGCCGGTCGCCCGGTCTTCTCCCATCCCTGTGCCAAGGGCGGCTTCCGGCTGCGCTACGGCCGGGCGCGCAACCACGGCTTCGCGACCGCCGGCGTCCACCCTGCTGCGATGCATCTGGTCGACGACTTCCTCGCGACGGGGACCCAGATCAAGACCGAACGCCCCGGCAAGGCGGCGGGCGTCGTTCCCGTCGACTCCCTCGAGGGGCCGACGATCAAACTAGCAAACGGCGACGTCCGGCGAATCGACGACCCCGAGGACGCCCTCGAGATCCGAAACGGCGTCGAGAAGATCTTGGACCTCGGTGAGTATCTGGTCAACTACGGCGAGTTCGTCGAGAACAACCACCCGCTGGCCCCCGCCTCTTACACCTACGAGTGGTGGATCCAGGACCTCGCGGCCGCCGGCGCGGACACTCAGGCCCTCGAGGACGACCCCCGCATCGACCTCGAGTTCCCCGACGCCGAGGATGCCCTCGAGTGGGCCACGGAGTACGACGCGCCGCTGCACCCCGAGTACACATATCTCTGGCACGATCTCTCGGTCGACGCCTTCTGTGATCTCGCGGCGGCGGTGGCCGACGGCCGGATCGAGGACGGGGACGCCGGGAGCACGCTCGTCCTCGCATACGACGAGACCGTCAGCGATGCGCTCGAGGCGATCGTCATCGAACACCGCCAGCGCGAGAGCGAAGGCCGTATCGAGATCGACGACTGGCGACCGTTCGTCCACACGGTCGGCTGTGAACCCCGACAGGCGGTCACCGACGGTGCTGCGATCGACCCCGACGGGGTGGCAGACGGGTCGACGATCGAACTCGAGTGCACCTGGGACGCGGATGACCTCTCCGAGCGCGCGCGAACGTGGGGCCACGAAACCGAGGGCGACAACGCCATCGAGGCGGTCAACGAGGTCGCCCCGTTCCGGGTCCGCGAGCGGGCGCCAACGCGAATCGGCAATCGGATGGGCCGCCCCGAGAAGTCCGAGCGCCGCGACCTGAGCCCGCCCGTTCACACGCTCTTTCCTATCGGCGAGGCCGGCGGCGCACAGCGCAACGTCGCCGACGCGGCCAAACACGCCGAGACGATGTCCGATACGCCCGGCATCGTCGAACTCCAGATCGGCCGCCAGCGCTGCGAATCGTGCGGGACGGAGACGTTCAAGAACCGCTGTCCGGACTGCAACGCCCGGACGACGCCGGACTACCGCTGTTACGACTGCGACGTGCAAGTCGAACCCGACGAGGCCGGCCGCGTCGAGTGTCCGCGCTGCGAGCGCGAGGCGACCTGCGTCGACTCCCGCGAAATCGACATCAACGACGAGTACCGTTCGGCCTTGGAGTCGGTCGGCGAGCGCGAGAACGCCTTCGACATCCTGAAAGGCGTCAAGGGGCTCTCCTCGACGAACAAGGTCCCCGAACCCATCGAGAAGGGGATTCTGCGGGCCAAACACGACGTCTCGGCGTTCAAAGACGGCACCGTCCGCTACGACATGACCGACCTGCCGGTCACGTCGGTCCGTGCGAGCGAACTCGACGTCGATGTCGGCCAACTGCAGGCCCTTGGCTACGAAGAAGACATCCACGGCGAGCCGCTCACCCACGAGGACCAACTGGTCGAACTCAAAGTTCAGGACATCGTCCTCTCGGACGGCGCGGCAGAACACATGCTCCAGACCGCCGACTTCATCGACGATCTCTTGGAGCAGTACTACGGCCTCGAGCCGTTCCACGAGTTCGAGGACCGCCAGGACCTCGTCGGTGAACTCGTCTTCGGGATGGCTCCGCACACGTCGGCGGCGACTGTCGGACGGGTGATCGGTTTCACGAGCGCGGCGGTCGGATACGCTCATCCGTACTTTCACGCCGCGAAACGCCGCAATTGTGACGGTGACGAAGACTGCGTCATGTTGCTTCTCGACGGACTGCTCAACTTCAGTAAGTCGTTCCTCCCCGACCAGCGGGGCGGCAAGATGGACGCGCCCCTCGTCATGTCCTCGCGGATCGATCCCTCGGAGATCGACGACGAGGCCCACAACATGGACGTCGTCTCCCAGTACCCCCGCGAGTTCTATCTCGCGAGCCGCGAGCAGGCCGACCCCGAGGACGTCGATGTCGAGATCGCCGAGGAGAACCTCGGCACCGATCTCGAGTACACCGGCTTCGAGCACACCCACGACACCACCGACATCGCGATGGGGCCCGACCTCTCGGCGTACAAGACGCTCGGCTCGATGATGGACAAGATGGACGCCCAACTCGAGCTCTCGCGCAAACTCGAGTCGGTCGACGAGACCGACGTGGCCGAGCGGGTCATCGAGTACCACTTCCTGCCGGACCTCATCGGCAACCTCCGGGCGTTCGCCCGCCAGGAGACTCGCTGTCTCGACTGCGGCGAGAAGTTCCGCCGGATGCCCCTGACCGGCGACTGTCGCGAATGCGGGGGTCGCGTCAATCTCACCGTCCACAAGGGCTCCGTGAACAAGTACATGCAGACCGCGATTCAGGTCGCCGAGGAGTACGACTGCCGGCCCTACACGAAACAGCGGTTAGAGGTCTTAGAACGGTCGCTCGAGAGCATCTTCGAGAACGACAAAAACAAGCAAAGCGGGATCGAGGATTTCATGTAG
- a CDS encoding ABC transporter permease — protein sequence MAIGDSHYDGERDSAAGETAGDDVEARVGWRHTLAQIKRDTTARWGLYIVATVLFVAVYAFVDSHLSLLTFGLLSDFTFAKFLPIFDHPTHIPPPGEGTQHMPPYFPLAEQSWNPLPAGGTLDHPLGTDHTGRDYFTRIVYGTQVSVFVGLISTFIGLSGGTIVGAVAGYYGGRVDDTLMRLVEMIYAIPPLILIIVFTVFVGGANIWYAVLGVGIAFVPVFARIIRSRVLSIREMDYIEAARAAGVKDRHIIMRHVVPNSFAPVLVYATLQIGVTILIVAGLSFLGYGAQPPTPDWGQMLQTAHGYMHSNIWLSIWPGLAIVITIMGFNLFGDGLQDALDPRIDD from the coding sequence ATGGCAATCGGCGACTCACACTACGACGGCGAACGAGACTCGGCGGCCGGCGAAACGGCCGGAGACGACGTCGAGGCGCGCGTCGGCTGGCGCCACACCTTGGCGCAGATCAAGCGCGACACCACGGCCCGCTGGGGGCTGTACATCGTCGCGACCGTCCTGTTCGTCGCGGTCTACGCGTTCGTGGACAGCCACCTCTCACTGCTGACGTTCGGGCTGCTGTCGGACTTCACGTTCGCGAAGTTCCTCCCGATCTTCGATCACCCGACGCACATTCCGCCGCCGGGTGAGGGAACACAGCACATGCCGCCGTACTTCCCGCTGGCCGAGCAGTCGTGGAACCCGCTACCTGCCGGCGGCACGCTCGACCATCCGCTCGGGACGGACCACACCGGTCGAGACTACTTCACCCGGATCGTCTACGGGACACAGGTATCGGTGTTCGTCGGACTGATCTCGACGTTCATCGGGCTCTCCGGCGGGACGATCGTCGGGGCCGTCGCCGGTTACTACGGCGGCCGCGTCGACGACACGCTGATGCGGCTCGTCGAGATGATCTACGCCATCCCGCCGCTGATCCTCATCATCGTCTTCACCGTCTTCGTCGGCGGGGCGAACATCTGGTACGCGGTCCTCGGCGTCGGCATCGCGTTCGTACCGGTTTTCGCTCGCATCATTCGGAGCCGGGTCCTGAGCATCCGCGAGATGGACTACATCGAGGCGGCCCGCGCCGCCGGCGTGAAAGACCGCCACATTATCATGCGACACGTCGTCCCGAACAGCTTCGCGCCGGTGCTGGTGTACGCGACACTCCAGATCGGCGTGACGATCCTCATCGTGGCCGGGCTCTCCTTCCTCGGCTACGGCGCACAGCCGCCGACCCCGGACTGGGGCCAGATGCTCCAGACCGCACACGGCTACATGCACTCGAACATCTGGCTCTCGATCTGGCCGGGGCTGGCGATCGTGATCACTATCATGGGCTTCAACCTGTTCGGCGACGGCCTGCAGGACGCCCTCGACCCGCGAATCGATGACTGA
- a CDS encoding ABC transporter substrate-binding protein, whose product MSHNVANITRRRLLGSGAAVSASVIAGCIGGGGGSGNNDRFHFTQEQSREEQFDPVVSNDAYSFQVIQLVFDGLYEYGENLELQPKLAAGEPTVEREGTRYIFELEEGATFHNGDEVTAEDVEHSFVAPVEEETENAAEYNMIENTEVIDDYQLQVDLGDQPYGPFELATMGVTVVSKSARTEDRDAYNTNPVGSGPFTFAELQENEYVDLERNDDYWDDLEPNLPSVRFVAHDDNAGRVSDIRAGNTDAIAGIPNDDWSVLENEEGVQLHSAESPTFMYMAFNCNEGPTTNPQVRKAIAHSFSMSDFIESNAGNVTSPMYSPIPPVVNEVWEFPEDEYQNMLPSYDPDRAQSLLDEHAPDDFTPTIITPEGIRAQLAERIATRLDEIGYGADVQKLDFATLVEKYTTGNASDYQMYLLGWTGGPDPDYYLYPLFHESQAGTNQGHYYGGSDGFHQNIADARNSADQEQRYDLYEPVIREIVEQLPVMPAFTQDNTMASRNYVSGLQAHPEVTRNPTLVAEYTNVSLE is encoded by the coding sequence ATGTCACATAACGTGGCAAATATCACCAGACGGCGGCTCCTGGGCTCGGGAGCGGCCGTCTCAGCGTCAGTAATCGCAGGGTGCATCGGTGGCGGCGGTGGGTCCGGAAACAACGACCGGTTCCACTTCACGCAGGAGCAATCACGCGAGGAACAGTTCGATCCCGTCGTCTCGAACGACGCCTACAGCTTCCAGGTGATTCAGCTCGTCTTCGACGGCCTCTACGAGTACGGCGAGAACCTCGAGTTACAGCCGAAACTCGCGGCCGGCGAGCCGACGGTCGAACGCGAGGGGACGCGGTACATCTTCGAACTCGAGGAGGGCGCGACGTTCCACAACGGCGACGAGGTGACCGCCGAAGACGTCGAACACTCGTTCGTCGCACCCGTCGAGGAGGAGACGGAGAACGCCGCCGAGTACAACATGATCGAGAACACCGAGGTCATCGACGACTACCAGCTGCAGGTCGACCTCGGAGACCAGCCGTACGGTCCGTTCGAACTCGCGACGATGGGCGTCACGGTGGTGTCCAAGAGCGCTCGAACCGAAGACCGGGACGCGTACAACACGAATCCGGTCGGCTCCGGTCCGTTCACGTTCGCCGAACTTCAGGAGAACGAGTACGTCGACTTAGAGCGCAACGACGACTACTGGGACGACCTCGAGCCGAACCTTCCCAGCGTCCGCTTCGTGGCCCACGACGACAACGCGGGCCGGGTCTCGGACATCCGCGCGGGGAACACCGACGCCATCGCGGGGATCCCCAACGACGACTGGAGCGTCCTCGAGAACGAGGAGGGCGTCCAGCTCCACTCGGCCGAGAGCCCGACGTTCATGTACATGGCCTTCAACTGTAACGAAGGTCCGACGACCAACCCGCAGGTACGGAAGGCCATCGCCCACTCGTTCTCGATGTCGGACTTCATCGAGTCCAACGCGGGGAACGTGACCTCCCCGATGTACAGTCCGATCCCGCCGGTCGTCAACGAGGTCTGGGAGTTCCCGGAGGACGAGTACCAGAACATGCTACCGTCGTACGACCCCGATCGGGCCCAGTCGCTGCTCGACGAGCACGCGCCGGACGACTTCACGCCGACGATCATCACGCCCGAGGGGATCCGCGCGCAACTGGCAGAGCGGATCGCCACCCGGCTGGACGAGATCGGATACGGAGCCGACGTGCAGAAGCTCGACTTCGCGACGCTCGTCGAGAAGTACACCACCGGGAACGCGAGCGACTACCAGATGTACCTGCTGGGCTGGACCGGTGGCCCCGACCCCGACTACTACCTCTACCCGCTCTTCCACGAGAGTCAGGCGGGGACCAACCAGGGCCACTACTACGGCGGGAGCGACGGCTTCCACCAGAACATCGCCGACGCCCGGAACTCGGCCGACCAGGAGCAACGGTACGACCTCTACGAACCCGTTATTCGCGAGATCGTCGAACAGTTGCCCGTCATGCCGGCGTTCACTCAGGACAACACGATGGCCTCGAGAAACTACGTCTCCGGCCTCCAGGCCCACCCCGAGGTGACGAGAAATCCGACGCTCGTCGCGGAGTATACGAACGTCTCGCTCGAGTGA
- a CDS encoding PPC domain-containing DNA-binding protein translates to MNYRAVDPAGEYVARLETGADWRAEIESLADAVEADAAWFTAIGAVQDAELWFYDQEDCEYHPIEFDEPLEVASCTGNVSWLEGERFAHTHAVLSGPDGETVAGHLNEATVWAGEVNLRAFEDPLEREYDETTELDLWL, encoded by the coding sequence ATGAACTATCGAGCCGTCGACCCCGCCGGGGAGTACGTCGCCCGCCTCGAGACGGGTGCCGACTGGCGGGCCGAGATCGAGTCGCTCGCGGACGCGGTCGAGGCCGATGCCGCCTGGTTCACCGCGATCGGCGCGGTCCAGGACGCCGAACTCTGGTTTTACGATCAGGAGGACTGCGAGTACCATCCGATCGAGTTCGACGAGCCGCTCGAGGTGGCAAGCTGTACGGGGAACGTCTCGTGGCTCGAGGGGGAGCGCTTCGCCCACACGCACGCGGTCCTCTCGGGACCGGACGGCGAGACGGTCGCCGGCCACCTGAACGAGGCGACGGTCTGGGCCGGCGAGGTCAACCTGCGCGCCTTCGAGGACCCCCTCGAGCGCGAGTACGACGAGACCACCGAACTGGACCTCTGGCTCTAA
- a CDS encoding alpha/beta fold hydrolase, translating into MSGTGVATIGDCRIAYRRAGTSGPPVVLCHGAGIDDATVSWHHAIDALADDYRVYAIDWPEYGNSTGDVTHTVETYIEVLEGFLETLPFERVSLAGISMGGGVALGYTLANQDRVDRLALVDSYGLGKRLPSALQWKVLSQVPGMTEFSKIAASTTTASVRMVLDNLVADADELPEPFVDDVRRKLMEPGSIQAFTEFQENELSFSGRVETNYVDDLESLSVPTLLVHGKQDPLVPVEWSIRAAELIPDSELDLVDDCGHWTTRERPERFNERLENWLPDPQCVPQLQYTKAEMPGVTRVSSD; encoded by the coding sequence ATGAGCGGGACCGGCGTCGCGACGATCGGCGACTGTCGGATCGCCTACCGACGGGCGGGGACGAGCGGACCGCCCGTCGTGCTCTGTCACGGTGCCGGGATCGACGACGCGACCGTCTCGTGGCACCACGCGATCGACGCCCTCGCGGACGACTACCGCGTCTACGCCATCGACTGGCCGGAGTATGGCAACAGCACGGGCGACGTGACCCACACCGTCGAGACGTACATCGAGGTCCTCGAGGGATTCCTCGAGACGCTACCCTTCGAACGCGTCTCGCTGGCCGGCATCTCGATGGGCGGCGGCGTCGCACTCGGCTACACGCTGGCCAATCAGGACCGCGTCGATCGCCTCGCGCTCGTCGACAGCTACGGCCTCGGCAAGCGACTGCCCAGCGCCCTCCAGTGGAAAGTCCTCTCGCAGGTCCCCGGCATGACTGAGTTCAGCAAGATCGCCGCCAGCACCACCACGGCGAGCGTCCGGATGGTCCTCGACAACCTCGTCGCGGACGCCGACGAGTTGCCCGAACCGTTCGTCGACGACGTCCGGCGGAAGCTGATGGAACCGGGCTCGATCCAGGCGTTCACCGAGTTCCAGGAGAACGAACTCTCCTTTAGCGGCCGCGTCGAGACGAACTACGTCGACGACCTCGAGTCGCTGTCCGTCCCGACGCTGCTCGTCCACGGGAAACAGGACCCGCTGGTCCCCGTCGAGTGGTCGATCCGCGCGGCGGAACTGATTCCGGATTCGGAACTCGACCTCGTCGACGACTGCGGCCACTGGACGACGCGCGAGCGACCCGAGCGATTCAACGAGCGTCTCGAGAACTGGCTGCCCGATCCACAATGTGTGCCACAGCTACAGTACACGAAGGCGGAGATGCCGGGCGTCACTCGAGTTAGCAGCGATTGA